Sequence from the Streptomyces peucetius genome:
AGCTCTATCTCGAGCCCCATCAGATTCTTGGGCCGGTCGAACCTCTTCTCCTCCAGCAGCCGCCCCAGGCTTGCCAGGCACTGCTGCAGCTTCCTCCGGTACCGTTGCCGATCGGACAGGTCGAACCCGCCTGCCTCGATCTTCTCCCCCATCGAAGCGTCCCTCCTCGAGTGGGTCCACGCAGCGCGAACCGCTGACGTCACGGACGATAATGCCCAGACTCATTGATCCATAACGTCCCCGCGCGGGGTCCGCTCCGGGTAGGCTGGAGACAGCGCTCCACAGGCACATTCCTCCGGCATGACACACCGGGCATTTTCCGGCAGAGAGGCCGCGAAAAACACCGGCCCGATTCGGCCTACCGCTTCGGAGTCAAAACCGCAGGCAGCAGCCCCGGAAGCATTGAAAAGCCGCTGAAGGGCCGCACAGAACGGGCCGATTTCCGCCTTGCCGGAAATACCCACGACGGCTAGCGGAAACATTACGTGAACACGTGTCGTATAAACTCCGCGAGGGCAGAGAGTTGGCATCCGGTGTCTTCCGGCCGCTCACCGCCCCGCACGCAGACAGTGCCGTCCGCACCTTCACGCTTCACCGTGTCTCCTGAGTGAGAGGCGACCCATCATGCCGCTGCATGTCCTCCCGGCCCCCGCGCCTGCCTTGCGCAGCGTCCTCGCAGCACTCGGTTCTCCCACGGCCGTGTCCGAAACCCGTACTCCAGCTCTGCGGTCCGTCCAGGGACCACTGAGCGCCGAACTGCCGCTGCCGGTCCACGTGCTGGACCGGATCGCCCCGAGCGGCGGAACCCCGCTCACCCGGCTCACCGGCTGGCGCTTCCTGATCCGCAGCGGCGATCGCGCCGTGGCCGCCGCGGACACGATCCTCACGCCCGACGGCTGGGCCTTCTCGCACTTCTTCGAAGGCCCCTATCTCGACTCCACCGAACGCGCCCTGCGGCAGGCCGAGTCCATGGGACCGCCTCTCCAGCCGCGGCTGCTCTCCGTTCCCGAGCTCTACATGCTCACCCTCTGGCTGCACGGCTCCACCGAGGCGGACGCGGCCGCCGGCACGCCGCAGCCGTCCGACGTCCTGATACCCCTGGCGCCCGCGCCGCCGGGCATCGCGGCCCACCGGCCGCACCGGGTCGCCGAACTGCTGCCCGTGATGACCCTGCGGCTGGCACCGGCCCCGCTGCTCGACTCACCAGCCGCCTGACAGGGCCCGCCCGCCGACAGGAGACCACCCGGTACGCCCCGCGACCCACCGGTCGCGGGGCGTACCGGCGCACCGGCACCGGCCCGTTGTGACTAGTCCGGCCCGGCCACCGGGAACCACCCGAAAGGACCGCCCGGACGGGCTGAACCGTCCGGGTGGGTGATGCGTCATCAATCAGTGGGAAGAGCTGCCGTGAAATGCCTGCGGAGCGACGCCCGTAGGGGAACACTGGGACCGAACCGAGAGATACGGGGGGCGGCCATGAACACCTCATCGAGCCGCACGACACACACCACATCGCAGCGAAAGAACCCATCCATGTGCCAGCACCAGCCAGCCTGCCCCACCTCCGACTCAGCCGACCGTGAGGCGGCGCGCCTCGTGGCCCATCATCCGGAACAGGGCTGGAGCCTGCTGTGCAACGGCGTCCTTCTCTTCGAGGACACCGGCGAACTGCTGCCCGACGGACGGGTCATCGCCCCGCGCCGCCCGCGTTCCGCGGGCCCGTTGATGACGGCCGCGTAGGAGCCGTCCGCGACAACCGCCCGAACGACGAAGGGGCCGGCCCGGAGATTTCTCTCCGCACCGGCCCCGACGCATCTGCCCGTGGGCCCGCGTCAGTTGTCGTACTCGTCCAGCGGCGGGCAGGAGCACACGAGGTTGCGGTCGCCGAAGGCACCGTCGATACGGCGCACCGGCGGCCAGTACTTGTCGGCGGCGCTGACCCCGGCCGGGAAGACGGCCTCCTCGCGGCTGTAGCCGTGATCCCACTCGCCGCCGAGCGCGGCCGCCGTGTGCGGGGCGTTGCGCAGCGGGTTGTCGTCCGCGGACCACTCGCCCGACGCGACCTTCTCGATCTCGGCGCGGATCGCGATCATCGTGTCGCAGAACCGGTCGAGTTCGGTCAGGTCCTCGCTCTCGGTGGGCTCGATCATCAGCGTGCCGGCCACCGGGAAGGACATGGTCGGTGCGTGGAAGCCGTAGTCGATCAGGCGCTTGGCGATGTCGTCGACGCTGACGCCGGTGCTCTTCGACAGCGGACGCAGATCCACGATGCACTCGTGCGCGACCAGCCCGGCCGGGCCGGTGTAGAGCACCGGGTAGTGCGGCTCGAGGCGCTTCGCGATGTAGTTGGCGGCGAGCACGGCGACCTGCGTGGCGCGCTTGAGGCCCTCGCCGCCCATCAGACGCACATACGCCCAGGAGATCGGCAGGATGCCCGCCGAACCCCACGGAGCCGCGGAGACCGGTCCGACGCCCGTCTCCGGGCCCGCCGTCGGCTGCAGCGGGTGGTTCGGCAGGTAGGGCGCGAGGTGGGCGCGCACGCCGACCGGGCCGACGCCGGGGCCGCCGCCGCCGTGCGGGATGCAGAAGGTCTTGTGCAGGTTCAGGTGCGAGACGTCGCCGCCGAACCGGCCCGGCTTGGCCAGGCCGACCAGGGCGTTGAGGTTGGCGCCGTCGACGTACACCTGGCCGCCGGCGTCGTGCACCTGGGCGCAGATGCCGGCGACGTGCTCCTCGAACACGCCGTGGGTCGACGGGTAGGTGATCATCAGCACGGAGAGCTCGTCGCGGTACTGCTCGATCTTGGCGCGCAGGTCATCGACGTCGATCTCGCCGTCGTCGGCGGTCTTGACGACGACGACCTTCATGCCGGCCATCACGGCGCTGGCGGCGTTGGTGCCGTGTGCGGACGACGGGATGAGGCAGACGGTGCGCTGGTCGTCCCCGTTGGCCCGGTGGTAGGCGCGGACCGCGAGCAGACCGGCCAGCTCGCCCTGCGAACCGGCGTTGGGCTGGATGGAGACCTTGTCGTAGCCGGTGACCTCGGCGAGACGCTCCTCGAGCTCCTGGATCAGGGTGAGGTAGCCCTGGGCCTGCTCCACCGGGGCGAAGGGGTGGATCTGGCCGAACTCCGGCCAGGTGACCGGCTCCATCTCCGTGGTGGCGTTCAGCTTCATGGTGCAGGAGCCGAGCGGGATCATGCCGCGGTCCAGCGCGTAGTCGCGGTCGGCGAGCCTGCGCAGGTAGCGCAGCATCGCGGTCTCGGAGCGGTGCTGGTGGAACACGGGGTGCGTGAGGTACTCGTCGTCGCGCAGCAGCGCGGCAGGCAGCGCCTCGGGGGCCGCCGCGTCCAGGGTCTCGACGTCGCCGTCGACGCCGAAGGCCGCCCAGACGGCGGTCAGCTGGGCACGGCCGGTGGTCTCGTCGCAGGCGGCGGAGACATGGTCCGCGTCGACGAGGCGCAGGTTGACCCCGCCCTCCCGCGCGGCGGCGACGACCTCGGCGGCCCTCCCGGGCACCCGGGCGGTCACGGTGTCGAAGTACGCGCCGTGCACGACCTCGACACCGCCGGCCCGCAGCCCCTCGGCGAGGATCGCGGCGTAGCGGTGGGTGCGCCCGGCAATGGTCCGCAGCCCGTCGGGGCCGTGGTAGACCGCGTACATGCCGGCCATCACGGCCAGCAGCACCTGCGCGGTGCAGATGTTGCTGGTGGCCTTCTCGCGGCGGATGTGCTGCTCACGGGTCTGCAGCGCCAGCCGGTAGGCCTTGTTGCCGTCCGCGTCGACGGAGACGCCGACGAGACGGCCGGGCAGGCTGCGGGCGAACTTCTCGCGGACCGCCATGTAACCGGCGTGCGGACCGCCGAAGCCCATCGGGACGCCGAAGCGCTGGGTGGTGCCGACCGCGATGTCCGCGCCGAGCTCGCCGGGCGAGGTGAGCAGCGTCAGGGCCAGCAGGTCGGCGGCGACGGTGACGATCGCCCCGAGCTCGTGCGCCTGCTCGATCACCGGCTTGAGGTCCCGTACGGCGCCCGAGGCGCCCGGGTACTGCAGCAGCACACCGAACACGCCACGCTCGGCGATCTCGGCGGGGATGCCGTCGCTCAGGTCCGCGGTGACGACCTCGACACCGGTGGGCTCGGCGCGGGTCTCGATCACGGCGACGGTCTGCGGCATGGTGTCGGCGTCGATCAGGAAGACGCCGTTCTTGACCTTGCCGACCCGGCGGGCCAGGGACATGGCCTCCGCGGCGGCGGTGCCCTCGTCGAGGAGCGAGGCGCCGGAGGTGGGCAGGCCGGTCAGGTCGGCGACGACCGTCTGGAAGTTCAGCAGCGCCTCGAGCCGGCCCTGCGAGATCTCGGGCTGGTACGGCGTGTACGCCGTGTACCACGCCGGGTTCTCCATGACGTTGCGCAGGATGACGGGCGGCGTGAAGGTCCCGTAGTAACCCAGGCCGATCATGGGAGCGAGCACCTGGTTGCGGTCCGCCAGTATGCGCAGCTCCGCGAGGACCTCGGCCTCGGTGCGGGCGTCGGGAAGGTCGAGGGCCTCGGCGCTCTTGATGACGTCGGGCACGGCGGCGGCGGTGAGCTCGTCGAGCGATCCGTAACCCACTTGGGCGAGCATCTTGGCCTGGGCACCGGCGTCGGGGCCGATGTGCCGCTGCTCGAACGGGATTCCCTGCTCCAGCCGGGAGAGCGGAATGCGGTTGGCGGTCATGGTGGGAGGCCTCCTGGTCTTCGCGACCTGCGAGGGGCATCACGGCGCGGATGCCCGGACGGCCTCCCCCTCTGTCATCTCGACCTGAGAGCTTCACCGGGCATCGCTGAGCGACCTCCCGGCTTTCACCGTCGGTGAGAGCGGATGCCGTCCGACGCCCGCCCTGCTTTCCAGAGTGACCTCGTCCGTGCGGTACAGGTGCCTGAGAGATTCCGGGGAGGATTTGCTCCTTCGGCGCCTCCGGACTTCTCTCCGGAGGACTCTCCCGCACAGGGTCAGCGGCCGCTTGCCAGGGTACCAGCGCGGCCCGCGCGGGATCGCTCGAGTGGCCGACACCCGAGATGTGGCCTTTTGTAGTCGTTGGGGAGCAGTTGCGACCAATTGGAGGGACCGTGCAGACCGACATCGATCCGCGCAGCCTGATAGGCCGCAAGGCGTTCGACCGCAACGGCACCAAGATCGGGACTGTTGATGAGGTTTATCTGGACGATGCCACGGGAGTTCCCGAGTGGGCAGCC
This genomic interval carries:
- a CDS encoding DUF5999 family protein, producing MCQHQPACPTSDSADREAARLVAHHPEQGWSLLCNGVLLFEDTGELLPDGRVIAPRRPRSAGPLMTAA
- the gcvP gene encoding aminomethyl-transferring glycine dehydrogenase; this encodes MTANRIPLSRLEQGIPFEQRHIGPDAGAQAKMLAQVGYGSLDELTAAAVPDVIKSAEALDLPDARTEAEVLAELRILADRNQVLAPMIGLGYYGTFTPPVILRNVMENPAWYTAYTPYQPEISQGRLEALLNFQTVVADLTGLPTSGASLLDEGTAAAEAMSLARRVGKVKNGVFLIDADTMPQTVAVIETRAEPTGVEVVTADLSDGIPAEIAERGVFGVLLQYPGASGAVRDLKPVIEQAHELGAIVTVAADLLALTLLTSPGELGADIAVGTTQRFGVPMGFGGPHAGYMAVREKFARSLPGRLVGVSVDADGNKAYRLALQTREQHIRREKATSNICTAQVLLAVMAGMYAVYHGPDGLRTIAGRTHRYAAILAEGLRAGGVEVVHGAYFDTVTARVPGRAAEVVAAAREGGVNLRLVDADHVSAACDETTGRAQLTAVWAAFGVDGDVETLDAAAPEALPAALLRDDEYLTHPVFHQHRSETAMLRYLRRLADRDYALDRGMIPLGSCTMKLNATTEMEPVTWPEFGQIHPFAPVEQAQGYLTLIQELEERLAEVTGYDKVSIQPNAGSQGELAGLLAVRAYHRANGDDQRTVCLIPSSAHGTNAASAVMAGMKVVVVKTADDGEIDVDDLRAKIEQYRDELSVLMITYPSTHGVFEEHVAGICAQVHDAGGQVYVDGANLNALVGLAKPGRFGGDVSHLNLHKTFCIPHGGGGPGVGPVGVRAHLAPYLPNHPLQPTAGPETGVGPVSAAPWGSAGILPISWAYVRLMGGEGLKRATQVAVLAANYIAKRLEPHYPVLYTGPAGLVAHECIVDLRPLSKSTGVSVDDIAKRLIDYGFHAPTMSFPVAGTLMIEPTESEDLTELDRFCDTMIAIRAEIEKVASGEWSADDNPLRNAPHTAAALGGEWDHGYSREEAVFPAGVSAADKYWPPVRRIDGAFGDRNLVCSCPPLDEYDN